GTAAATGTTAGAGCTGAAATGATGCTCTGCTCTCTACTCTTTGGTTTCAAGAACTACCCTGTCAAGGCCTTTGAGCCACTGTTACAGCACCTGCTCTTCCCAGCTCCTGATGGGGGTGGCTTAGCCTGTGTATAGCTCTCTCTCTGCTAGCACAGACCACAAGAGTGGAGAAGGTAGGCTTCACGAGAGCAGGAATTCTTGTCTATTGTTCACTGATACATCCCAAACACAGAACtcaagttgttttaaaaaagaacagggactgtatttgtttcctagggctgccataacaaagtaacACAAACTGGGTTGGTTAAACaccagaaatttattgtctcacagttctagaggatAGAAGTATGAGGTCAAAATGTTGGCAAAGTTGGTTCTTTCTGAGGGCTGTGAAAAAACATCTGTTCCATGAGTCTTGTTTAGTTTCTGGTGATTTTCTGGAAATGTTTGGCATTCCTGGCCTGTAGATGCATCGCCCTGATCACCGTCTTCATCTTCACTTAGCATTCGCTCTGTGCATATGTCAGTCTCTGTGCCTAAATTTCCTTCTTATAAAGATGCCAGTCACACTGGATTAGGCTCTATCCTGATGACCCCATCTTAACTAATTTCCAAATAAAGGTTACAGTCACAGGTACTAGGGAGAATGTTTTCAACACCCCTGGTGGGGGGGGGCACAATTTAATCCATAACATACTAGGCATTCAgtgtatttttgttaaataaatgaatgaaaagatttACAGTAACAAGCACCTCCCTGGTACCCTCGATACTATTCATCTGGCTCTGCACATGCTGGTTCCTTCTCAGCCTTCAGGCCCTGCCTCAGTGTTCCCTCAGTGTGGCTTCCCTGCTCACTCAGTATCTTGTGTGTCTCCTTCATAGCATTTTTGTATAGAGATATATAgaattcacataccatataattcacccatttaaagtatatggtCAGTGGTTTTTAGCACATTGGGAGTtctgaaaccatcaccacaatcaattttaggacattttttcACCCCAAAAAGAATCCCCTTGCCCTTTAGCCCTcacctccccagcaccccctAGCCTCCCAGCCCTTCAAAACCACaaatctctctctgtttctgtggaTTTGCCCAGTCTGGGCATTTCACATAAAACAGACCTCACAATATGTGGTCTCCAGGAGACGGCTCTTTCATTGAGCACAGTTCTTCCCCCATAGCGCTGTGTACTTTGTTGTGCTTATTTGTATGTTTGCCATCTCCCCATGCCCATGGTTGGGAGAGTTTTGCCCTGGTAGGGAGGCCCAATCAAATAGTACTGGACTCGCCAGCCCTACTGCCCCACGGCCCTGACAATCTCTCAGCAGCCCTTTCCCGCTTTGCCCAGGAGCCATGTCACTAGCCGGAGCCCAGGGCAGCCTGTGGTCTGTGGAAGGAGGCAATAAGCTGGTTTGTTCCGGTTTGCTGAAGCTTACCAAGGCCAACGTGATCCATGCCGCAGTGACCTCTGTGACTCTGCACAGCACAGGTGAGTAGACAGAGAAGGAGTGAGCACGCATGCCAATTCCCAGCTACTGGACACTCCCGCCTCCTTTGTACCTCATCCCTGGTCAGTGATCCCCCTGGGGAGTAGTTACAGAAAAGCATTGAGAAGCCCCAGCCCTGCCAGTGACACTAGAGGGTGCTGTTTTCCCAATTCAAATGTCAGAGCCAGAAAGCTGAGACTTCCATCAACCCAGCCTTTTTCTGTTGACTGATGAGGACTTTGAATGACAGCCTTGCCCAAGCTCCTTTAGCTGGTCTGCAGTGAAGGCAGAGCAGAAACTGAGTCTCCGGACTCCAGGCCCCTTGGTTCCTCTGCAGCCACACCTGCATGGAGACAACAGGACCCACCATCTAGACAGCTCCCCCTGCACCCAGGGCACCAGGGTCTTGTACCCTCAATGCTGGGCCCTGGTGGGGAGTTCAGTGGGTAGAAGCCAAGGgaaagttgacttttttttttttgacagagtctccctctgtctgctaggttggagtgtggtggtgcaatctcggctcattgcaacctccacctcccaggttgaagcaattctctggccgcagcctcccgagtatctgggactacaggcacccaccaccactccaggctaattttgtatttttagtagagatggaatttctccatgttggtcaggctggtcttgaactcctgacctcaggtaatctgcccaccatcgcctccccaagtactgggattacaggcatcagccactgcgcccagctggggAAAATTTACtttgtgctgttttctttccAGAGGGGAAAGCCCTGTACCAGGTGGCGTATGAGAATGAGGTAGGCAACAGCTCTGAATTCTATGACATCGTGGTCATCGCCACCCCCCTGCACCTggacaacagcagcagcaacttAACCTTTGCAGGCTTCCACCCGCCCATTGATCATGTGCAGGGCTCTTTCCAGCCTACTGTCATCTCCTTGGTCCACGGCTACCTCAACTCTTCCTACTTCGGTTTCCCAGACCCTAAGCTTTTCCCCTTTGCCAACATCCTTACCACAGATTTCCCCAGCTTCTTCTGCACTCTGGACAACATCTGCCCTGTCAACATTTCTGCCAGCTTCCGGCGAAAGCAGCCTCAGGAGGCAGCTGTTTGGCGAGTCCAGTCCCCCAAGCCCCTCTTTCGGACCCAGCTGAAGACCCTCTTCCGTTCCTATTACTCAGTGCAGATGGCTGAGTGGCAGGCCCACCCCCTCTATGGCTCCCGCCCCACGTTCCCAAGGTTCGCACTCCATGACCAGCTCTTCTACCTCAATGCCCTGGAGTGGGCGGCCAGCTCTGTGGAGGTGATGGCTGTGGCTGCCAAGAATGTGGCCTTGCTGGCTTACAACCGCTGGTACCAGGACCTAGATAAGATTGATCAAAAAGATTTGATGCACAAGGTCAAGACTGAACTGTGAGGGCTCCGGGGAGAGCTGAGGAACTTTCAGCCCCCACTGAAGATGGATCACACCCCACAGCAGCCCAGGACTGAATAAGCCATGCTCGCCCGCCAGGCCTCTCTCTGACCTCTCATGTATCAAGCATCTTTTCCCTCCAGTGTGGGTCCAGGTAACCTACTGTCTGCCTAACTTAAGGGTCCTCACAGTAGCCGCTGCTTTTTTATAAGGGGgaaagtaagaaaaggaaaggaaatccaagctagtatatttgttttatttattttttttttaagaagaaataaaagttcaTCTTTACAAGGTGCTTCAGACTTGGTTTTTTAACTAGGAACCAGAGGACTATGATTATAAAGCAGAGAACTATGAGTctaatctttttactgttttccaCTACGTACTCCCACAGTGGACAATCAGTTGAGGCAACTTACAGTAAAACATTTACAGAAAGTTACAAATCATGTAAAAGGGAAGATCAGAAACCCTAAGAAATGACCGTAGCTCCAGTTTATTGTGTGGACTTGCTAGATTTGAGGTACCTAGTTCGGAACTCACTAGTCATCATCTCCAAGCTTGTCAACATCACTGCATATTGGAGGAGATGACTGTGGAGGACCCAAGGAAGAGATGTGCACCTGAACAGTCGTCAGCATATCCAAGTTTCCTGGAACCAGTGGGAAAAGAGAAACCTGTGAGGCTGTAGGAACAGGGAAGCTTTTCCTTGGCACCTGGAGGAATTGACTATTCTCTTCCTTATGCAAAGATTGAGGAATGCAATAGTGCAAAGAAGACAAGTCCCCAGCTGATAGAGAGAGAGGTCATATCTCACACCACCAGGTGTTCATCCccgcagaagaaagagaaaagaaggtgtTAGGTAGGATTCTTCAGAGGTTAGCCTGGTACTGCTCATCAGACACTAGCTCGAAATAAGAGGAAAAttatgctttgctttgctttttctacAAACCTTTAAAAATCACTCATTATAGAAAGGAAAGTAAAAGTCCGTTTCATTCCTTTTGGACCTGTTCTTTTCTGTAATGGAAGAACTAAGTCTTAGGCACCCAGGGACCAACAACTACATTAGAATCTCCTGGGGAAGGGTAGAGGGCCTTGAGAAAGATGAAGATACTTAAAGACTCGCTAAATCAGGCTTTAGGGAAAGGGCCTGGGGGCCCAGAGTAACAACACTGCCAAATTCATGGGCAAAATACCCTTCCAGTTGGTGGAGGCCCAAACTGACTCTGAGGTGATTTTTACTGTGCCAGGGTAATGGTAATGGGCAGTtcattgaaagaaaatagaagtagTATGCACTTATTATAACTATGGAAATTATGAAACCAACACGTCAGTaaaaagctttgttttttttgagatggtttaattcttgttgcccaggctggagggcaatggcctgatcttggctcactacagcctccgcctcctaggtttaagcaattctcatacctcagcctcccaagtagctgggattacaggcgtgagccaccacacatggctaattttttgtatttttagtagagatggtgtttcgccatgttggccaggtggtctcaaatttctggcctcaggtgatccattgcacccagccaagtaagacttttttttttttgagacagagtttcactgttgttacccaggctggagtgcaatgggcacgatctcagtttaccgcaacctccgccttctgggttcaagcaattatcctgcctcagcctcccgagtagctgggactacaggcacgcaccaccatgcccagctaatttttgtatttttagtagaggcggggtttcaccttgttgaccaggatggtctccatctcttgacctcgtgatccacccgcctcggcctcccaaagtgctgggattataggcatgagccactgcgcccggccccgagTAAGAAGACTTTTGATGAAGTAGTAGAAAACCAAATTCAAATTGACTTAAgcaataaaaagtttttatttgtggctaggtgcggtggctaacgcctgtaatccaagcactttgggaggctgaggcgggtggatcacttgaggtcggcagttcaagaccagcctgaccaacatggagaaaccctgtctctactaaaaatacaaaattaactgggtgtggtggcacatgcctataatcgcagctacttgggagactgaggcaggagaattgcttgaacccaggaggtggaggttgcagagagccaagatcacaccactgcactccagcctgggcaacaagagtgaaaccttaactcaaaaaaaaaaagtttttatcagTTATTGTGGCTTAAAAATCTAGACATAGAGCACTGTGCAATCTCACAGTTCCACGACTTTTCTCATGGTCCAAGATGGCTGCCAATAGCTCCCAGGAAGAAAAGGTCTTTTCTCATGACCACTGAACCAAATTTTGGGCTCTGGGCCAGCTAGACCACCCCTGAACCAATTCCTGTGGCCCAGGGAATACTGAATGCTGATTGACTTGGGATTCAGATACAAGACCAGTAACCATGATGGAGGGCAGGGAGGATGTGAGATTAACCAGATTGGCTTAGAGCAGTCAGGTCCCATCCCTGGAACAGAAGTGGTCTCATCCAAACCTCAAAGTCAGAGGGGGAAAGGGTATTGGAGAGAGAGCCACAATGTCAGCCACATGCAGATGGGACTCTCAAGTCCAGTGAAATCAAAGTGTGTAATGGCATCTTTTCATGGTCTGTTTGAAATGAAGATGGCATGTGCTGTCATGGTGTAACTGGTATTGGCCCAGCACTGGACAATACAAAACTTATCCTTGATAACCACCCCACCATTGCATCCCTACAGAGAATATGTGCACAGAAGACACAAACCAAGGCAGTTACATTTGATCCTCAGTCCTCGGCTGAGCTTTGGCCCCATGTCCATGCATGACTGCATGAGAACTGGCTGTGTCCTTCAGAAACCTCTTTACCTGGGTAGGCCCAAACAGCTCAGAACCAAAGCCAGCCAAAATGCCCACACTGCCTGCCTCCCCAAGCCCAAACCTGATTCcttggaggcagggaggaaaggaCAGATTCCAGAAATGAGAACCAGTAGGAAGCCTTTGCCCCAAAGCCCACCCCCGCCTTCTTAGGCCTGGACAGAAGCCCCAAGGGGCTCACAGACctctgggagaaaacatttgaaaagacaGCCAAACGAAACAAGAAAAGGGCCACACATCCTCAGTAGTCCAGGATGCAGTGTAGTAGATGTTTAATACCCTTCATGAGAACTGACTCCTGGAGCAAGTGACCCAAGCAAAAATTTCAGGACTTTGGGGGTTAAGTGGCAGCTGTAGGAGGTAGAATTGGAGTGGGTGGTTGGCAGCGGGGGACCAGGGAGGTTGATAAGGAATTCTTTTCTCTGGCCCACCCATGAAGGCAAAATAGAGGAAGGCAGGAGGCCAATCTTGGGCTCCCCTTAGAGGCGTCTATGCATTCATTCACTAAGCACAGCGCCCCTATCCACACTGGACACTGTGCCAGGTGCTTGAGGTGCAGTGCTGAGCGAGGGATGATGCCCCTGTCTCATGGAGTATGAGCTTTTTGCTAGAGGAGGCAAACATGAAACACACTTAGATTCAGACCAAAGGAAGTTCCAGGGTGCTGTATAGACCCATCCCTCCAAAGAACTTGAGCTCCCTGCTGCTGCCTTTAAACTGGGGGCCTGGGAGGAGCCAGCTGGGACTCAGAGCTATGCCGGGGCCAGCCCAGCCACCAAGGCCAACCTTCTAAGTCAGAGGATGGTAAGCCTGGGAAAGACCCTGGAGATCCCCAGATCCCATCtattcatttcacagatgaggaatccAAAGCCCAGAAAGAGGAAAAGGCATCATCCGTATGAAACTAGCTGGTGTTTATGGCGCATCTGGGGGTTCCTGATGCTTGGGTAGAAGTAAGACACCCTCTTCTCACCACAGTGGGGGGTTTCCCCACCAGCCCTTATGCCCCAGAGCACGTAGGGTCTCCCAGGACTGCAGGCAACCCTTCTACAGCTCAGTTCTTCCACACCCTCACCCCACAGGAAGGGCTTGGAAGCTGTGGGCCTTTCATGTGGGGCTGAAGTCTGAAGACCTGGAGAGCAGCCCCAAGGGTGGAGAAGCAGATGCTGAAGGGATCAGCGTGCCCTAGCACAGGAAGTCTATTTTCCATGTGTCTGGAACCAGGCCAAAGCTTCCTGGAGTAATTTTAACCAGTATCCACTCTAGAACAATACCAAAAAAGGTAAGTTACTTACCACCCGAGGCAG
This Callithrix jacchus isolate 240 chromosome 2, calJac240_pri, whole genome shotgun sequence DNA region includes the following protein-coding sequences:
- the PCYOX1L gene encoding prenylcysteine oxidase 1-like isoform X2 translates to MARAAPLLAALTALLAAAAAGGDVPPGKIGLRHRREVVGRSAIFGGEHFVLEETDWYLLNLFRLWWHYGISFLRLQMWVEEVMEKFMRIYKYQAHGYAFSGVEELLYSLGEATFVNMTQHSVAESLLQVGVTQRFIDDVVSAVLRASYGQSAAMPAFAGAMSLAGAQGSLWSVEGGNKLVCSGLLKLTKANVIHAAVTSVTLHSTEGKALYQVAYENEVGNSSEFYDIVVIATPLHLDNSSSNLTFAGFHPPIDHVQGSFQPTVISLVHGYLNSSYFGFPDPKLFPFANILTTDFPSFFCTLDNICPVNISASFRRKQPQEAAVWRVQSPKPLFRTQLKTLFRSYYSVQMAEWQAHPLYGSRPTFPRFALHDQLFYLNALEWAASSVEVMAVAAKNVALLAYNRWYQDLDKIDQKDLMHKVKTEL
- the PCYOX1L gene encoding prenylcysteine oxidase 1-like isoform X3 — protein: MQDFVKLLGLRHRREVVGRSAIFGGEHFVLEETDWYLLNLFRLWWHYGISFLRLQMWVEEVMEKFMRIYKYQAHGYAFSGVEELLYSLGEATFVNMTQHSVAESLLQVGVTQRFIDDVVSAVLRASYGQSAAMPAFAGAMSLAGAQGSLWSVEGGNKLVCSGLLKLTKANVIHAAVTSVTLHSTEGKALYQVAYENEVGNSSEFYDIVVIATPLHLDNSSSNLTFAGFHPPIDHVQGSFQPTVISLVHGYLNSSYFGFPDPKLFPFANILTTDFPSFFCTLDNICPVNISASFRRKQPQEAAVWRVQSPKPLFRTQLKTLFRSYYSVQMAEWQAHPLYGSRPTFPRFALHDQLFYLNALEWAASSVEVMAVAAKNVALLAYNRWYQDLDKIDQKDLMHKVKTEL
- the PCYOX1L gene encoding prenylcysteine oxidase 1-like isoform X1, whose amino-acid sequence is MARAAPLLAALTALLAAAAAGGDVPPGKIAVVGAGIGGSAVAHFLQQHFGPRVQIDVYEKGTVGGRLATISVNKQHYESGAASFHSLSLHMQDFVKLLGLRHRREVVGRSAIFGGEHFVLEETDWYLLNLFRLWWHYGISFLRLQMWVEEVMEKFMRIYKYQAHGYAFSGVEELLYSLGEATFVNMTQHSVAESLLQVGVTQRFIDDVVSAVLRASYGQSAAMPAFAGAMSLAGAQGSLWSVEGGNKLVCSGLLKLTKANVIHAAVTSVTLHSTEGKALYQVAYENEVGNSSEFYDIVVIATPLHLDNSSSNLTFAGFHPPIDHVQGSFQPTVISLVHGYLNSSYFGFPDPKLFPFANILTTDFPSFFCTLDNICPVNISASFRRKQPQEAAVWRVQSPKPLFRTQLKTLFRSYYSVQMAEWQAHPLYGSRPTFPRFALHDQLFYLNALEWAASSVEVMAVAAKNVALLAYNRWYQDLDKIDQKDLMHKVKTEL